From Acomys russatus chromosome 2, mAcoRus1.1, whole genome shotgun sequence, one genomic window encodes:
- the Bach2 gene encoding transcription regulator protein BACH2 — MSVDEKSDSPMYVYESTVHCANILLGLNDQRKKDILCDVTLIVERKEFRAHRAVLAACSEYFWQALVGQTKDDLVVSLPEEVTARGFGPLLQFAYTAKLLLSRENIREVIRCAEFLRMHNLEDSCFRFLQTQLLNNEDGLFVCRKDSACQRPQEDHGNSAGEEEEEEETMDAETARMACPTDQMLPDPVSFEATAVPVAEKEEALLPESEVPADTKESSGKDALTQYPRYKKYQLACTKNVYGAPSHSTSGFASTFSEDSPGNSLKPGLSMGQIKSEPPNEETEDESITLCLSGDETDIKDRPGNVETDRKQPSPTPIPSTPTGAACLDRSRSVSSPSCLRSLFSITKGVESSGLPSTSQQHFVRSSACPFNKGISQGDLKTDYTPFTGNYGQPHVGQKDVSNFTMGSPLRGPGPEALCKQEGELDRRTVIFSSSTCDQVSTPLHSYSGVSNLDKDLCEPVPKSLWVGAGQSLPSSQAYSHSGLMADHLPGRIRPNTSCPVPIKVCPRSPPLETRTRTSSSCSSYSYAEDGSGGSPCSLPLCEFSSSPCSQGARFLAAEHQEPGLMGDGMYNQVRPQIKCEQSYGTNSSDESGSFSEADSESCPVQDRGQEVKLPFPVDQITDLPRNDFQMMIKMHKLTSEQLEFIHDIRRRSKNRIAAQRCRKRKLDCIQNLECEIRKLVCEKEKLLSERNQLKACMGELLDNFSCLSQEVCRDIQSPEQIQALHRYCPVLVPMELPGASVNPPPLGAEQSLAPSQCAVGGNVPCCLEPGAAPPGLPWVPSNTSENCTSGRRLEGTDPGTFSERGPPLEARSQSVTVDFCQEMTEKCTTDEQPRKDYA; from the exons GTCACGGCCAGGGGCTTTGGGCCACTGCTGCAGTTTGCCTACACTGCCAAGCTGTTACTCAGCAGAGAGAACATCCGTGAGGTCATCCGCTGCGCCGAGTTTCTGCGCATGCACAATCTGGAGGACTCCTGCTTCCGCTTCCTGCAGACGCAGCTCCTGAACAACGAAGATGGCCTGTTCGTGTGCCGGAAGGACAGCGCGTGCCAGCGCCCCCAAGAGGACCATGGGAACTCTgcgggggaagaggaggaggaagaagagacaatgGATGCAGAGACAGCAAGAATGGCTTGCCCCACTGACCAGATGCTCCCGGACCCCGTCAGCTTTGAGGCCACTGCCGTTCCAgtagcagagaaggaagaagcctTGCTACCTGAGTCTGAGGTACCCGCAGACACCAAGGAAAGCTCGGGAAAGGACGCGTTGACTCAGTACCCTAGATATAAGAAGTACCAGCTTGCATGTACCAAGAATGTCTACGGTGCACCCTCTCACAGTACCTCAGGGTTTGCAAGCACATTCAGTGAAGACAGTCCTGGCAATAGCCTCAAACCGGGGCTCTCCATGGGACAGATTAAAAGTGAGCCACCCAACGAAGAGACGGAGGACGAGAGCATCACACTCTGCCTGTCCGGAGATGAAACTGACATCAAAGACAGACCAGGGAATGTTGAGACGGACCGAAAACAGCCCAGCCCTACCCCTATCCCCAGCACCCCGACTGGAGCCGCCTGCCTGGACAGATCCAGGAGTGTGTCCTCGCCTTCCTGTCTCCGGTCTCTGTTCAGTATCACAAAAGGTGTGGAGTCGTCTGGCCTGCCCAGTACATCTCAGCAGCACTTTGTCAGGAGTTCAGCATGCCCTTTTAACAAGGGGATCTCTCAGGGTGACCTTAAAACTGATTACACCCCTTTCACAGGGAATTACGGACAGCCCCATGTGGGCCAGAAGGATGTGTCGAACTTCACAATGGGGTCGCCACTCAGGGGGCCTGGGCCGGAGGCTCTCTGTaagcaggaaggagagctggACCGGAGGACTGTCATCTTCTCCTCTAGCACATGTGACCAAGTGAGCACCCCACTGCATTCGTATTCTGGGGTGAGCAATTTGGACAAAGACCTCTGTGAGCCGGTGCCAAAAAGTCTATGGGTAGGAGCTGGCCAgtccctccccagctcccaggcctACTCCCACAGTGGACTGATGGCTGACCACTTGCCAGGAAGGATACGGCCCAACACCAGCTGCCCGGTGCCAATCAAAGTCTGCCCTCGCTCTCCTCCGCTGGAGACCAGAACCAGGACCTCCAGCTCCTGTTCCTCCTATTCCTACGCGGAGGATGGGAGCGGGGGCTCCCCCTGCAGCCTCCCTCTCTGTGAGTTCTCCTCCTCACCCTGCTCCCAGGGAGCCAGATTCCTTGCCGCAGAACATCAGGAGCCAGGCCTGATGGGAGATGGAATGTACAACCAAGTCCGGCCCCAAATTAAATGTGAGCAGTCGTATGGAACCAATTCCAGTGACGAATCTGGATCCTTCTCGGAAGCAGACAGTGAGTCGTGTCCTGTGCAGGACAGGGGCCAGGAG GTGAAGCTTCCTTTTCCTGTGGATCAGATCACGGACCTTCCTAGGAATGACTTCCAGATGATGATTAAAATGCACAAGCTAACCTCAGAACAGCTGGAGTTCATTCACGACATCCGCAGGCGCAGTAAGAACCGCATTGCAGCCCAACGCTGTCGCAAAAGGAAACTGGACTGTATTCAGAATTTAGAATGTGAAATAAGAAAGCTG GTGTGCGAGAAAGAAAAGTTGTTGTCTGAGAGGAATCAACTGAAAGCATGTATGGGGGAACTGCTGGACAACTTCTCCTGCCTCTCGCAGGAGGTATGTCGGGACATCCAGAGCCCAGAGCAGATCCAGGCCCTGCACCGGTACTGCCCTGTCCTCGTACCCATGGAGCTTCCTGGAGCCAGTGTGAACCCCCCTCCTTTGGGAGCCGAGCAGAGCCTTGCACCCTCCCAGTGTGCAGTAGGAGGAAATGTCCCCTGCTGTCTGGAGCCAGGGGCAGCTCCCCCTGGCCTCCCCTGGGTGCCCAGCAACACCTCTGAGAATTGTACCTCTGGGAGGAGGTTGGAAGGTACTGACCCTGGGACCTTCTCAGAGAGAGGACCTCCTCTCGAAGCCAGGAGCCAGTCAGTGACGGTAGACTTCTGCCAGGAAATGACTGAGAAGTGTACAACAGACGAACAGCCGCGGAAAGATTATGCCTAG